One Argiope bruennichi chromosome 5, qqArgBrue1.1, whole genome shotgun sequence DNA segment encodes these proteins:
- the LOC129968809 gene encoding kinesin-like protein KIF23, translating to MRPVRPKTPRKTVPKSKASAKDPILVYCRIRPLENSFDQVCIKAKDDTTVALFPPDISQNAKSFKEIHYTFQYVFPEATTQKELFENVAYPLVQDLLNGSNGLLFTYGITSSGKTYTMAGTPQDGGLLPRTLDVIFNSIKDYQAVKYVFKPDKLNGFDVQSRNEALFDQQKEICKTPKTPKRRENVGEWSQRIADSTIIDDVCPDMNYAVFISYVEIYNNYIYDLLEDATFDPKRKNFNSKMLREDSAHNMYVFGVVENEVKTVDEALTLFCKGQQKRKVANTALNTESSRSHSIFTIRVVQAPLDPQGAEILQDKDQIIISQLSLVDLAGSERPLRTRNTGQKLREAGNINNSLMALRNCIEALRDSQTQACSKMIPYRESKLTHLFKTYFEGEGKIRMVVCVNPRADDYDEIVHVMKFAEKTRDVLISRPTPISTPISLALKPGRGNIYKEAVKRAKEQGVHVTEVLGPVVYTLGPDFPPLTIHLFDDESVYNNLIDFLESRIARRNAFILDITRRQDEFRNNLQAIDKENVQLKQEKTILQMDLDAREEQVRGLERKLSSTEQSYEILAHQYQEAQNQIQNFQFELDSRERRIVDQSKEIEHVKIRMQEKLATEKDRLKRIMERRLAAKQAELERKMCLTDEKFRQLREILNADDWEYIGDVGVPPIPPSVTSTATSESSAPESHRPKRRSLDEPLASNAKFSKTKSELDFRSTRHNTPQSSQQASKNEFDDLFAKENKPPSSSQRSVAIANLRHRRSQSSSGVWIEHKPLENLPLTTVLQPTMKKKKSVSKLNVKDVTSADVSKYVLQHQEQDSQGEVETQLYKGDVIPSAGGGAQVVFNDVEKLRQESPPTSYNLRKRSGDSVPLREVEDRCTVSVECHGYPSKILKKKRSN from the exons ACGACCTAAAACACCAAGGAAGACAGTGCCAAAGTCTAAAGCTTCAGCAAAAGACCCCATTCTAGTTTATTGCCGTATCAGAcctttagaaaattcttttgatCAAGTTTGCATTAAGGCAAAAGATGATACAACTGTTGCTCTCTTTCCTCCTGATATTTCTCAGAATGCAAAATCTTTCAAAGAA ATTCATTACACATTCCAATATGTATTTCCTGAAGCAACAACTCAAAAGGAACTCTTTGAAAATGTTGCTTATCCATTAGTACAAGACCTTCTGAATGGCAGCAATG GTTTGTTATTTACATATGGGATTACTTCATCGGGGAAAACTTACACAATGGCTGGAACTCCACAAGATGGTGGTCTTTTGCCAAGAACACTTGATGTCATTTTTAACAGCATTAAGGATTACCAAGCTGTCAAATAT GTATTCAAACCCGATAAACTTAATGGCTTTGATGTACAATCCAGAAATGAAGCATTGTTTgatcaacaaaaagaaatttgcaaaacTCCAAAAACTCCTAAAAG GAGAGAAAATGTTGGTGAATGGTCTCAAAGAATTGCAGATTCTACCATTATTGATGATGTCTGTCCTGATATGAACTATGCAGTGTTTATATCATATGTGGAAATCTAcaacaattatatttatgatCTGTTAGAAGATGCTACTTTTGACCCAAAGCGGaa GAACTTCAATTCAAAGATGTTGCGTGAAGATTCTGCTCACAATATGTATGTCTTTGGAGTTgttgaaaatgaagtaaaaacaGTGGATGAAGCTTTGACTCTCTTCTGTAAAGGACAGCAAAAAAGGAAAGTAGCTAACACAGCTCTAAATACTGAATCAAGTCGTAGTCATAGCATTTTTACTATCCGAGTTGTTCAAGCTCCTTTGGATCCTCAAGGTGCCGAGATATTACAG GATAAAGATCAAATTATAATAAGTCAACTGTCTCTTGTTGATCTTGCTGGCAGTGAACGGCCTCTCAGAACTAGAAATACTGGACAAAAATTACGAGAAGCAg ggaACATAAATAATTCTCTAATGGCTCTAAGAAACTGTATTGAAGCTTTAAGAGATTCACAAACCCAAGCCTGTTCAAAG ATGATCCCTTATCGAGAGAGTAAACTGACACATCTATTTAAAACCTATTTTGAAGGAGAAGGGAAAATAAGGATGGTTGTCTGTGTAAATCCTCGTGCTGATGATTATGATGAGATAGTT CATGTCATGAAATTTGCTGAGAAGACACGTGATGTCTTGATCTCTCGCCCAACACCAATATCTACTCCAATTTCCTTAGCTTTGAAACCAGGAAGAGGAAATATCTATAAAGAAGCTGTTAAAAGAGCTAAAGAACAAGGAG ttcatgtGACTGAAGTGCTTGGTCCTGTTGTTTACACTTTGGGTCCAGATTTCCCTCCATTAACA ATACACCTTTTTGATGATGAATCtgtgtataataatttaattgattttcttgaGAGCCGAATAGCTCGACGAAATGCTTTTATTCTAGACATTACTCGAAGAC aagatgaatttagaaataatttacaaGCTATTGACAAGGAAAATGTTCAATTGAAACAA GAAAAGACAATTTTACAAATGGATTTAGATGCTCGTGAAGAACAAGTGCGTGGCTTGGAGAGGAAGCTGTCTTCAACTGAACAGAGTTATGAAATCCTTGCACACCAATATCAAGAGGCTCAAAAtcagattcaaaattttcaatttgag TTGGATAGCAGAGAAAGAAGAATTGTAGATCAAAGTAAAGAAATCGAGCATGTTAAAATaagaatgcaagaaaaattagCAACAGAAAAAGATCGTTTAAAAAGAATAATG GAAAGAAGATTAGCAGCAAAACAAGCAGAGCtagaaagaaaaatgtgtttaactGATGAAAAGTTCCGGCAgttaagagaaattttgaatgCTGATGATTGGGAATATATTGGAGATGTTGGTGTACCACCTATACCTCCTAGTGTAACTTCAACAGCTACTTCAGAATCGTCAGCACCTGAATCCCATCGGCCTAAGAGGCGATCTTTAGATGAACCCTTAGCATCAAATGCAAAGTTCAGCAAAACAAAATCCGAGCTTg ATTTCCGTTCAACCAGACACAATACtcctcaatccagtcaacaggcttcaaaaaatgaatttgatgatCTTTTTGCTAAAGAAAACAAACCTCCAAGTTCATCACAACGG AGTGTTGCCATTGCAAATCTCCGCCACCGAAGATCTCAGTCTAGTTCAGGTGTCTGGATTGAACACAAACCACTAGAAAATCTTCCATTAA CTACAGTTTTACAGCCaacaatgaaaaagaagaaatcagTAAGTAAGCTGAATGTAAAAGATGTTACAAGTGCAgatgtttcaaaatatgttttgcaaCATCAAGAACAAGATTCGCAGGGTGAAGTGGAAACTCAGTTATACAAg GGTGATGTGATTCCTTCAGCAGGTGGAGGAGCTCAAGTAGTTTTCAATGATGTTGAAAAACTGAGACAAGAATCGCCTCCTACATCCTATAATTTAAG GAAAAGGAGTGGAGACAGTGTACCACTTAGAGAAGTTGAAGATAGA tGCACAGTTTCAGTTGAGTGCCATGGATATCCGTCCAAGATCCT GAAGAAAAAGCGATCGAATTGA